From one Culex quinquefasciatus strain JHB chromosome 3, VPISU_Cqui_1.0_pri_paternal, whole genome shotgun sequence genomic stretch:
- the LOC6045122 gene encoding leucine-rich repeat-containing protein 23 — translation MKEILWTFLLITTSYASRVVREHRCISPAGEDMCILQEVFYNRSTTDNVFPQNYSHVHIGSDTTRTFQSLVPILDGQLFRELGEPQALELTYVKLKTLEIPRKLVLGNFVDNSLREFWLEPGEMAPALSYLDLSRNEVSNLTNISSLVNLESLYMVGNEIEHIAPNTFAGLTKLKLLNLNHNELKMIHGADLPPSLIWIRLADNSLESLDAAELKLPLLEYLDISNNHLTTLNGAELIMDKPNLREVFFGGNRFDLATVQKVTELFQRHNVSYTLLDDTEDNEFMHCDYRSKLVDGVCVRRDQIPNGWLKSTGLSVLTVLVAALFGMVVRWVFLAMSK, via the exons ATGAAGGAAATTCTGTG GACCTTCCTGTTGATCACGACGTCCTACGCAAGTCGCGTAGTCCGCGAGCACCGGTGCATTTCGCCGGCCGGCGAGGACATGTGCATCCTGCAGGAGGTCTTCTACAACCGATCCACCACGGACAACGTCTTCCCGCAGAACTACTCGCACGTCCACATTGGATCCGACACGACGCGGACCTTCCAGTCGCTGGTGCCCATTCTGGACGGTCAGCTGTTCCGAGAGTTGGGCGAACCGCAGGCACTCGAACTGACCTACGTGAAACTGAAGACGCTGGAGATCCCTCGGAAGCTGGTGCTGGGCAACTTTGTGGACAATTCGCTGCGCGAGTTTTGGCTCGAGCCGGGAGAGATGGCGCCTGCGTTGAGCTATCTGGATCTCAGCCGGAACGAGGTGTCCAACTTGACCAACATCAGCAGCCTGGTTAATCTCGAGTCGCTGTACATGGTCGGCAACGAAATCGAGCACATTGCACCGAACACGTTCGCCGGATTGACCAAACTTAAGTTGCTCAATCTGAACCACAACGAGCTCAAAATGATTCACGGCGCGGATCTCCCTCCCAGTTTGATCTGGATTCGCCTGGCGGACAACAGTCTGGAGTCGCTCGACGCGGCCGAGCTGAAGCTTCCGCTGCTCGAATACCTGGACATTTCCAACAACCACCTGACGACGCTCAACGGTGCCGAACTGATCATGGACAAGCCGAACCTGCGCGAAGTCTTCTTCGGCGGTAATCGGTTCGATCTGGCCACCGTCCAGAAGGTGACGGAACTGTTCCAGCGGCACAACGTCTCGTACACCCTGCTGGACGACACCGAGGACAACGAGTTCATGCACTGTGACTACCGGAGCAAGCTCGTCGACGGGGTGTGCGTCCGGCGGGACCAGATTCCCAACGGTTGGCTCAAATCGACCGGACTGAGCGTGCTGACCGTGCTGGTGGCGGCCCTGTTCGGGATGGTCGTGCGCTGGGTGTTTCTCGCGATGAGCAAGTGA
- the LOC119768843 gene encoding uncharacterized protein LOC119768843: MKLTFWTLLLLSFQAAIATTLSVRNHTCVPSGYTKICILDSLHYNPNEPSKVIHNFPTNRSHIRIVTRPSGYSRDVLIMNAKLYALLGQPETLEVIEHAVWSLQIPRALKRGSFRIPTSEISPWNQARNPQR, translated from the exons ATGAAACTTACGTTCTG GACGCTGCTGTTGCTGTCCTTCCAAGCCGCGATCGCCACCACACTCTCGGTCCGGAATCACACCTGTGTGCCGTCCGGTTACACCAAGATTTGCATCCTCGACAGCCTTCACTACAATCCGAATGAACCGTCGAAGGTGATCCACAATTTTCCCACGAATCGGTCCCACATCAGGATCGTGACTCGCCCTTCTGGATATAGCAGGGATGTCCTAATTATGAATGCCAAATTGTACGCCCTGCTTGGCCAACCTGAGACCTTGGAAGTGATCGAACATGCCGTGTGGAGTCTGCAAATACCGCGAGCACTCAAGCGAGGAAGTTTCCGCATTCCTACGTCAGAAATCTCACCGTGGAACCAGGCACGGAATCCCCAGCGCTAG
- the LOC6045121 gene encoding uncharacterized protein LOC6045121, whose product MHFPLLLLIMCVQVAFAKLSYRNHTCSPSSYAGICILGHLHYKPGDEQVVHSFPRNRSHIRIVSDSRRVGSTTEILNVDGKFHELLGRPACLEVLEHAVQRMELPRALRHGFPDSYMRELSVEVGVGDPAVVYLELTGNMLKDVGVLGVG is encoded by the coding sequence GCTACTCATCATGTGCGTCCAAGTCGCGTTCGCCAAACTGAGCTACCGCAACCACACCTGTTCACCGTCCAGCTACGCCGGCATCTGCATCCTGGGCCACCTTCACTACAAACCTGGCGATGAGCAGGTGGTTCACAGCTTCCCCCGCAATCGCTCCCACATTCGCATCGTCAGCGATTCCCGACGGGTTGGCAGCACGACCGAGATACTGAACGTTGATGGCAAGTTTCACGAGCTGCTTGGTCGACCTGCGTGCTTGGAAGTGCTGGAACATGCCGTCCAGCGGATGGAGTTGCCGCGAGCACTTCGGCATGGCTTCCCGGATTCTTACATGCGCGAGTTGAGCGTGGAAGTGGGGGTGGGTGATCCGGCGGTCGTGTACTTGGAATTGACTGGGAATATGCTGAAGGATGTTGGAGTGTTGGGGGTTGGTTAA